The Sylvia atricapilla isolate bSylAtr1 chromosome 3, bSylAtr1.pri, whole genome shotgun sequence genome has a window encoding:
- the MTLN gene encoding mitoregulin, producing MVLEALRPRVVRWALLAAFAAGAVVGWQAGRARRRFLRWRQRYLQRRLAAAQEKLEAA from the coding sequence ATGGTGCTGGAGGCGCTGCGGCCGCGGGTCGTGCGCTGGGCGCTGCTGGCCGCCTTCGCCGCCGGGGCGGTGGTGGGCTGGCAGGCGGGCCGGGCGCGCCGCCGCTTCCTGCGCTGGCGGCAGCGGTACCTCCAGCGCCGCCTCGCCGCCGCGCAGGAGAAGCTGGAAGCGGCCTGA
- the NPHP1 gene encoding nephrocystin-1 gives MSERRARGPLQRVQRRSRELLAQVEALRAESAAAAPGQREALWLRCTQLKKLMEENTNALHALKKADEPAPVGNYSQRKEEEEKLLLKLSQQLQKLLLVLDQDNVTKNYPEDEEHQKGPCTEEGNEEEESEYEESEEEDAEEEDEEKLLHNPNVRECVAVGNFDAQQEGDLTFVKGEILLIHDKKADGWWVAENSKGERGLVPSTYLAVPKEEEESHEESKEHIEVVDETADGTEIKKRTDSHWSAVRAITENDTVEVLSTTGAVPAGFRPSMLFQLLEEGEEFRASSYLQPELTPSQLTFKDLVWNCERNTIHPRPTRVSLIVTLCSCKMIPFPGSGVRVLSRHVRLCLFDGSRVLSNIHTVRATWLPKNPQTWTFSPRVMGILPSLLDGDSFVRSSSMSSDIGILFELGITYRCNLTGDRGELSCGWAFLKLFTSSGIPIPSKMYELVLSGGTPYERGVEVDPSISRRAGSGVFQQFMSLRKQPVLLVKVKSPSMYSKDILNFLPETLVGCMCYIHLLVFYRQILGDALLKDRMSMQSTDLICNPVLATFPQLLDQPDLMDALRSAWADKERTLKRIEKRDQEFLKSAFVLVYHNSVFPLLCSTFLPSYKWAEEEVELCRWKMIHDFLKRSRDNDGALEYLLSSGNTHRAFDISELAYDFLGEVRENNPGP, from the exons ATGTCggagcggcgggcgcgggggccGCTGCAGCGGGTGCAGCGCCGGAgccgggagctgctggctcag GTGGAGGCGCTGCGAGCGGAGAGTGCGGCCGCGGCCCCCGGGCAGCGGGAGGCTCTTTGGCTGAG ATGTACACAGCTGAAGAAATTGATGGAGGAGAATACAAATGCTCTCCATGCTTTGAAAAAA GCTGACGAGCCCGCGCCGGTGGGGAATTACAGccagaggaaggaagaggaagaaaagctgttgcTAAaactctcccagcagctgcagaaactCCTTCTTGTCTTGGATCAGGATAATGTGACAAAGAATTATCCAGA GGATGAGGAACACCAGAAAGGTCCTTGTACAGAAGAGGgaaatgaagaggaagagagTGAATATGAAGAAAGTGAGGAGGAAGACGCTGAAGAAGAAGATGAGGAGAAGTTGTTGCATAATCCAAATGTTAGAGAATGTGTTGCTGTTGGAAACTTTGATGCCCAGCAGGAAGGGGATCTCACATTTGTG AAAGGTGAAATCCTGCTCATACATGACAAGAAGGCAGATGGCTGGTGGGTAGCTGAAAATTCCAAGGGGGAGAGAGGCCTCGTTCCCAGCACTTACCTTGCG GTTCctaaggaagaggaagaaagccATGAGGAGTCAAAAGAGCACATAGAAGTGGTGGATGAAACAGCAGAtggaactgaaattaaaaaaag aacagatTCCCACTGGAGTGCTGTTCGAGCCATCACAGAG aATGACACTGTGGAGGTACTGAGCACCACAGGGGCAGTTCCTGCAGGATTCCGTCCATCCatgcttttccagctcttggAGGAAG GTGAAGAGTTTCGAGCAAGCTCCTATTTGCAACCTGAGCTTACTCCATCCCAGCTGACTTTCAAAGACTTGGTGTGGAACTGTGAGAGAAATACT aTCCATCCTAGACCCACCAGAGTGTCCCTGATTGTCACTTTATGCAGCTGCAAGATGATCCCTTTCCCTGGAAGTGGCGTGAGAGTCCTCAGCCGGCACGTCCGGCTTTGCCTCTTCGATGGCAGCCGG GTGCTGAGTAACATTCACACAGTGAGAGCTACATGGCTGCCTAAAAATCCTCAAACTTGGACCTTTTCTCCAAGG GTGATGGGCATCTTACCCAGCTTGCTTGATGGTGACTCTTTCGTCAGGTCCAGCTCCATGTCTTCAGACATTGGGATACTGTTTGAGCTTGGCATCACGTACAGGTGCAAT TTAACAGGTGACAgaggagagctgagctgtggctgggCCTTTCTGAAGCTTTTCACTTCCAGTGGGATTCCTATTCCTTCCAA GATGTATGAGCTGGTCTTGAGTGGTGGGACTCCCTATGAGAGAGGCGTTGAAGTTGACCCATCAATATCAAGGAGAG caggctctgggGTTTTTCAGCAGTTTATGAGCCTCAGGAAACAGCCTGTGCTTCTGGTGAAAGTGAAGTCACCGAGTATGTACTCAAAAGATATCCTGAA TTTTCTCCCTGAAACATTAGTTGGGTGCATGTGCTACATCCATCTCCTGGTGTTTTATCGGCAAATCCTTGGAGATGCCCTCCTGAAGGACAGAATGAGCATGCAAAGCACAG actTAATCTGTAATCCCGTTCTAGCAACTTTCCCTCAACTCCTGGATCAGCCAGACCTGATGGATGCACTTCGG aGTGCCTGGGCAGACAAAGAAAGAACATTGAAGCGAATTGAGAAG AGAGATCAAGAATTCCTGAAATCTGCATTTGTCCTGGTGTACCACAACTCTGTGttccctctgctgtgctccacATTCCTCCCCAGCTACAAATGGGCTGAGGAAGAGGTGGAATTGTGTCGCTGGAAAATGATCCATGACTTCCTGAAAAGGAGCCGGGATAATGACGGTGCACTGGAGTACCTGCTGTCATCAGGAAACACCCACAGAGCCTTTGACATCTCAGAGCTGGCCTATGATTTCTTAGGAGAAGTGAGGGAAAACAATCCTGGACCATGA
- the LOC136358589 gene encoding uncharacterized protein, with the protein MTGPGRGRSAPGRAAGTAHPTAGTPQRRDLLRAPQPAPHGPHSAPHGPHSAPHGPHSLRSPRPALCSPRPALCSPRPALHTPLPALRSAETCSGPHGRHPTARTPHPTARTAHPTARTHSAPHGPHSAPHGPHSLRTPRPALSSPRPALTPHPTAGTPHPTAGTPHPTARTQLPTAGTPHPTARTPHPTACTLHPTARTLNPTARTPHPTARTPHPMAGTLSSPHGPHSTPHGPGRASLRANDAAFRDPCHGSAGHPV; encoded by the coding sequence ATGacgggcccggggcggggccgcaGCGCTCCGGGCCGCGCTGCCGGCACTGCACACCCCACGGCCGGCACTCCGCAGCGCCGAGACCTCCTCCGGGCCCCACAGCCGGCACCCCACGGCCCGCACTCCGCTCCCCACGGCCCGCACTCCGCTCCCCACGGCCCGCACTCACTCCGCTCCCCACGGCCCGCACTCTGCTCCCCACGGCCCGCACTCTGCTCCCCACGGCCGGCACTGCACACCCCACTGCCGGCACTCCGCAGCGCCGAGACCTGCTCCGGGCCCCACGGCCGGCACCCCACGGCCCGCACTCCGCACCCCACGGCCCGCACTGCACACCCCACGGCCCGCACTCACTCCGCACCCCACGGCCCGCACTCAGCTCCCCACGGCCCGCACTCACTCCGCACCCCACGGCCCGCACTCAGCTCCCCACGGCCCGCACTCACTCCGCACCCCACGGCCGGCACTCCGCACCCCACGGCCGGCACTCCGCACCCCACGGCCCGCACTCAGCTCCCCACAGCCGGCACTCCGCACCCCACGGCCCGCACTCCGCACCCCACGGCCTGCACTCTGCACCCCACGGCCCGCACTCTAAACCCCACGGCCCGCACTCCGCACCCCACGGCCCGCACTCCGCACCCCATGGCCGGCACTCTCTCCTCACCCCATGGCCCGCACTCCACACCCCACGGCCCCGGCCGCGCTTCTCTGCGGGCAAACGATGCCGCGTTTCGTGATCCCTGCCATGGATCTGCAGGCCATCCAGTCTGA